The following proteins come from a genomic window of Myroides odoratus DSM 2801:
- a CDS encoding methylmalonyl-CoA mutase family protein, translated as MNHHLFGEFTSIPPKQWKNKIQYELNGADYNETLVWESLEGIKVRPFYSADESQPLPIATQNTQWRIVHTIYIQDIAKSISNAKTALQKGSEVIYFTLATADLDVIPLFDALPREVTYFLRASFLDQVYMERVAQWAIQHQYTLHLLVDPIYQLVTDGNWFHNINQDFAIVHALTHQYATVNLTIDTKAYQQAGATIVQQVAYACNHFNEYLSRVRTQGQPIFVEVAMGSNYFFEMAKLKALRLLFDLIAQEYQVPQGVVKIISLPTKRNKTLYGASINALRTTTECMSAILGGADFVGNLPYDVLYRKENYASQQIARNQLLTLKKDSDFQAVDNPTAGAYYIEELTKQIAEKALEIIKQIEKADGLITSFHEGTIQRKIEEAAAKEQQLFQTQKEILVGTNLQANPNEKIQAQLELFPFVKQKPRKTLIAPIIEKRLAENYEQHRLTEENN; from the coding sequence ATGAATCATCATCTTTTCGGAGAATTTACGAGTATTCCACCTAAACAGTGGAAGAACAAAATTCAATACGAACTAAATGGAGCCGATTATAATGAAACTTTAGTTTGGGAAAGTTTAGAAGGCATCAAAGTACGTCCTTTTTATTCTGCGGATGAAAGTCAACCGCTCCCAATCGCTACTCAAAACACACAATGGCGTATTGTCCATACTATCTATATTCAGGATATAGCGAAATCCATTAGCAATGCAAAAACTGCGTTACAAAAGGGTTCCGAAGTTATTTATTTTACTTTAGCTACAGCTGACCTTGATGTTATACCGTTATTTGATGCTTTACCTCGAGAAGTGACCTATTTTTTGAGAGCTTCATTTTTAGATCAAGTTTATATGGAACGCGTGGCACAATGGGCCATTCAACACCAGTATACGCTTCATCTTTTAGTTGATCCAATTTATCAACTGGTAACAGATGGCAATTGGTTTCACAACATCAATCAAGATTTTGCAATTGTTCACGCACTAACCCATCAATATGCAACGGTCAACTTAACCATTGACACCAAAGCGTATCAACAAGCTGGAGCTACTATTGTACAACAAGTGGCTTATGCGTGTAATCATTTCAATGAATATCTTTCAAGAGTAAGGACGCAAGGACAACCTATTTTTGTTGAGGTTGCCATGGGTTCTAATTACTTTTTTGAAATGGCAAAACTCAAAGCCTTGCGTTTGCTTTTTGACTTAATTGCACAAGAATATCAAGTACCTCAAGGAGTAGTAAAGATTATCAGCCTACCTACCAAGCGAAATAAAACGTTGTATGGAGCATCAATCAATGCCCTCCGCACAACAACAGAATGTATGAGTGCGATTTTAGGAGGAGCCGATTTTGTTGGAAATCTACCTTATGATGTACTCTATCGAAAAGAAAATTACGCCAGTCAACAAATCGCAAGAAATCAGTTACTCACGTTAAAAAAAGACAGTGATTTCCAAGCCGTTGACAACCCTACAGCGGGCGCTTATTATATAGAGGAATTAACCAAGCAAATTGCTGAAAAGGCGTTAGAGATTATCAAACAGATAGAAAAAGCAGATGGTTTAATCACCTCTTTTCACGAAGGTACAATTCAACGCAAAATTGAGGAAGCGGCGGCAAAGGAACAACAGCTATTCCAGACGCAAAAGGAAATTTTAGTAGGTACCAATCTACAAGCCAATCCCAACGAAAAGATTCAGGCTCAATTGGAACTTTTCCCTTTTGTCAAACAAAAACCACGCAAAACACTCATTGCCCCTATCATAGAGAAACGCTTAGCAGAAAACTACGAACAACATCGATTAACAGAGGAAAACAACTAA
- a CDS encoding methylmalonyl-CoA mutase family protein, whose amino-acid sequence MKRKDLQHLKIDSTLFETKSASPVPTAIEDIANQQTDGEEDFHYAAGFAPYVRGISPTMYVQQPWQSNQIPQSPTLEKCNQVYRNQIQQGQKEIMLISNPSQQQNTIHSIEEMKVLLDQLPLHEIAVSLYTDESILPLLACYLAAAEELGFDEKSLSGHVHYDLVLPVFTSNGLYTLETAHQLVADINRYMHQHHPAFNALSLSNKALQLLNLTADQELAYSLAHGVDQIKAIATPAISVDYLATHLSYAWSADTHHFTTLAKMRAARGLWAKLLKSLNVKNEQALALSIRTQTRPIPLDSNEAMEALGPTTVEATASIFGGTQALHLQLPPTPSTGLTAGQMQRFLMEEIKSCKTVDPWAGSYYVEQLTQDIATKTWDTLQEIENKGGIQSILTQLIQTQLAKQPTVESKPSDETVAADPIPSRQTKEVEKALANLAESIQTPSENVLALAIKAVKARATLSEIHQALLR is encoded by the coding sequence ATGAAAAGAAAGGATTTACAGCATTTAAAAATAGATTCTACTCTATTCGAAACAAAATCAGCTTCCCCTGTTCCTACAGCTATTGAGGATATTGCCAACCAGCAAACAGATGGAGAAGAAGACTTTCACTATGCTGCTGGATTTGCTCCGTATGTACGAGGCATTTCTCCAACTATGTATGTACAGCAACCGTGGCAAAGCAATCAAATTCCACAAAGTCCAACACTAGAAAAATGCAATCAGGTTTATCGCAATCAGATTCAGCAAGGACAAAAGGAAATCATGCTTATTTCCAATCCATCCCAACAGCAAAATACAATCCATTCCATTGAAGAGATGAAGGTCTTACTAGACCAACTCCCTCTCCATGAAATAGCTGTTTCACTGTATACCGATGAAAGTATTTTACCTTTATTGGCTTGTTATTTAGCAGCAGCTGAAGAACTAGGTTTTGATGAAAAATCCTTATCGGGTCATGTACACTATGATTTAGTATTACCCGTTTTTACCTCGAACGGATTATACACTTTAGAAACAGCACATCAACTAGTTGCGGATATCAATAGGTACATGCATCAGCATCACCCTGCATTCAATGCGCTTTCTCTTTCCAACAAAGCCTTACAGTTGCTTAATCTGACAGCTGATCAAGAGCTGGCCTATAGTTTAGCACATGGGGTTGATCAAATTAAAGCCATTGCAACACCAGCTATTTCGGTTGATTATTTAGCTACGCATCTATCATATGCTTGGTCTGCAGATACACATCATTTTACAACACTAGCTAAAATGAGAGCTGCTCGTGGACTATGGGCGAAATTACTCAAGTCTTTGAACGTGAAGAATGAGCAAGCACTTGCTTTATCTATTCGCACACAAACACGACCAATCCCTTTGGATTCGAATGAAGCGATGGAGGCCTTAGGTCCAACAACTGTAGAAGCCACTGCATCTATTTTTGGGGGTACACAAGCACTTCATTTACAACTACCTCCTACTCCATCAACGGGGCTTACCGCAGGTCAAATGCAGCGTTTTTTAATGGAAGAGATTAAAAGTTGTAAAACAGTTGATCCCTGGGCGGGCAGCTATTATGTAGAACAACTAACGCAAGATATTGCTACAAAAACGTGGGATACCCTTCAAGAAATTGAAAATAAAGGGGGAATACAATCCATACTTACACAGCTAATTCAAACGCAACTTGCGAAACAACCTACCGTAGAATCTAAACCTAGTGATGAGACAGTAGCTGCTGATCCGATTCCTTCTCGTCAAACTAAAGAAGTAGAAAAGGCTTTAGCCAACCTTGCTGAAAGTATACAAACACCAAGTGAAAATGTCTTGGCCTTAGCCATTAAAGCAGTGAAAGCACGTGCAACGCTTAGTGAAATTCACCAAGCCTTACTCCGCTAA
- a CDS encoding SanA/YdcF family protein: MKRIILGIGLLGIALLLFIWWANAQVSSSTKDQLFDEIDQVPHHKVGMVLGTSKYLNGGQLNYYFTYRIEAAAELYHAGKIDFIVVSGDNSRENYNEPKDMEEALIERGVPKDRIYLDYAGFRTLDSVYRMQAIFNEDAFTIISQPFHNERAVYIANHLNLQTVGFNAQDVTRKYGFKTLLREKFARVKVLLDHFIDKKPKYLGPQILIGEGLKQEKVE; encoded by the coding sequence ATGAAAAGAATAATTCTGGGAATAGGTCTATTGGGTATCGCTCTACTCCTTTTTATTTGGTGGGCCAATGCACAAGTATCATCAAGTACAAAAGATCAGCTATTTGATGAAATTGATCAAGTTCCTCATCATAAAGTAGGCATGGTGTTGGGAACCTCGAAGTATTTAAACGGGGGCCAACTCAATTACTATTTCACCTATCGCATTGAAGCAGCTGCAGAGCTGTATCATGCAGGTAAAATTGATTTCATTGTCGTTAGTGGAGATAATAGTCGCGAAAATTACAATGAACCCAAAGACATGGAAGAAGCCTTGATTGAACGAGGGGTACCAAAAGATCGCATCTATTTAGATTATGCAGGTTTTAGAACCTTAGATTCGGTCTATCGCATGCAAGCCATCTTCAATGAAGACGCATTTACCATTATCTCACAACCCTTTCACAATGAAAGAGCGGTATACATCGCCAATCATTTGAATTTACAAACAGTGGGATTCAACGCACAAGATGTTACCCGTAAATATGGATTCAAAACGCTTTTGCGTGAAAAATTCGCTCGAGTAAAAGTCTTATTGGATCATTTCATTGATAAGAAACCAAAATAT
- a CDS encoding DEAD/DEAH box helicase, with protein sequence MTFEDLQLNKNILRAIEELDYQAPTPIQQKVIPLVLQEKDVIGCAQTGTGKTAAFAMPILHYLHRLGNTKRTKNARVLVVTPTRELAQQIADNFTLYAKYTNATLMTIYGGVSSKPQIEQLNKGADIIIGTPGRLLDLYKQKHLNLDHVHCLVLDEADLMLDMGFIDDVKKLIQVTPDTRQTLLFSATMPLPIRELAHNFLNKPEYVAVDAISSSAKTVKQQVYFVEKGEKKKLLYHLIRNQKLSDVLVFTRTKHGADAVVESLEKNGVNAAAFHGDKSQNLRQEALDSFKKKETKVLVATDIAARGIDIDSLPIVINYDLPNIPETFVHRIGRTGRAGNEGLAISFCDKSEKKYWEDIVKFTRTQPKIVTDHPFPWKEEPKKGEAAPKKDFRNKAKNANSRKSENSKKNKKRWY encoded by the coding sequence ATGACATTTGAAGATTTACAACTGAATAAAAACATTCTACGCGCCATTGAAGAACTTGACTATCAAGCTCCTACTCCCATTCAACAAAAAGTAATTCCCTTGGTTTTACAAGAGAAGGATGTTATTGGTTGCGCGCAAACAGGAACGGGAAAAACAGCTGCTTTTGCCATGCCTATTTTACATTACCTTCATCGCTTAGGCAATACCAAACGCACAAAAAATGCCCGTGTATTAGTGGTAACACCAACACGAGAATTAGCGCAACAAATCGCAGATAATTTTACACTATATGCTAAATACACCAACGCAACTTTAATGACCATTTATGGTGGTGTATCAAGCAAACCTCAAATAGAACAATTAAACAAAGGAGCTGATATTATTATTGGAACTCCTGGTCGTTTATTGGATTTATACAAACAAAAACACCTCAATTTAGATCACGTGCATTGCTTGGTATTAGATGAAGCAGATTTAATGCTCGATATGGGATTTATTGATGATGTAAAAAAACTTATCCAGGTTACTCCAGATACGAGACAAACATTATTGTTTTCTGCCACTATGCCTTTGCCAATCCGAGAATTGGCACATAACTTCCTAAATAAGCCTGAATATGTAGCGGTTGATGCTATTTCATCCAGTGCAAAAACAGTGAAGCAACAGGTCTATTTCGTTGAGAAAGGAGAAAAGAAAAAGCTATTGTATCACCTAATTCGCAATCAAAAGTTAAGTGATGTTTTGGTTTTTACACGCACCAAACATGGGGCTGATGCTGTAGTAGAATCACTTGAAAAGAATGGAGTCAATGCAGCTGCTTTTCATGGAGATAAATCGCAAAACTTACGTCAAGAGGCTTTAGATAGTTTCAAGAAAAAGGAAACAAAAGTATTAGTAGCAACAGATATCGCTGCAAGGGGAATCGATATCGACTCCTTACCTATTGTTATCAATTACGATTTACCTAATATTCCAGAAACCTTTGTACACCGTATTGGGCGAACAGGACGCGCTGGAAATGAAGGTTTAGCCATTTCCTTTTGCGATAAATCCGAGAAAAAATACTGGGAAGATATCGTGAAATTTACGCGTACTCAACCTAAGATTGTTACAGATCATCCGTTCCCTTGGAAAGAAGAACCTAAAAAAGGAGAAGCAGCTCCTAAAAAGGATTTTCGAAATAAAGCGAAAAATGCTAATTCACGTAAATCCGAGAACTCGAAAAAAAATAAAAAACGCTGGTATTAA